One genomic segment of Sparus aurata chromosome 24, fSpaAur1.1, whole genome shotgun sequence includes these proteins:
- the LOC115576561 gene encoding trace amine-associated receptor 13c-like, whose amino-acid sequence MDGAESPPLCFPNLNSSCRRLLPRPRSETAVLYTLLAFISLLTVTLNLLVIISISHFRQLHTPTNALLLSLAVSDLVVGLLVMPIEGLRYMETCWLLGRLMCALTPLVSYSLLSASIGNMVLISIDRYLAICNPLLYSAKITLNRVKISICICWACSIIYNGCILMGHLRQPDRFSSCHGECVVVISHTSGMLDLLFSFVGPCTVMVVLYMRVFVVAVSQVRVIRLQTAATTVRAAPTTKKSERKAARTLGIVVAVFLMCFCPYYYPAIAGEDTSTSLSYYALLSWIMLTNSCVNPLIYALFYPWFRKAIKLIVTLRILQSHSREVKVL is encoded by the coding sequence atggaCGGTGCTGAGagccctcctctctgctttccCAACCTCAACTCTTCCTGCAGGAGGCTGCTGCCTCGACCCCGCTCTGAGACTGCAGTACTCTACACCCTGCTGGCCTTCATCTCTCTGCTCACAGTGACACTCAACCTGCTCGTCATCATCTCCATCTCCCACTTCCGGCAGCTTCACACCCCGACCAACGCCCTGCTTCTGtccctggctgtgtctgacctgGTGGTGGGGCTGCTGGTGATGCCCATCGAGGGCCTGCGCTACATGGAGACATGCTGGCTGCTGGGGAGGCTCATGTGTGCTCTGACTCCTTTGGTTTCTTACTCTTTACTCTCTGCCTCCATAGGAAACATGGTGCTCATATCCATAGACCGATATCTGGCTATCTGTAACCCATTGCTCTATTCCGCTAAGATCACACTGAACAGAGTTAAAATTTCAATCTGTATATGCTGGGCTTGTTCAATTATCTACAATGGGTGCATTCTGATGGGACATTTACGGCAACCGgacagattcagctcctgtcatGGGGAGTGTGTGGTGGTCATCAGCCACACCTCAGGCATGCTAGATCTCCTCTTTTCATTTGTGGGGCCTTGTACTGTCATGGTTGTTCTCTATATGAGGGTGTTTGTGGTTGCTGTGTCTCAGGTGCGTGTCATTCGGCTGCAGACTGCTGCCACCACTGTGCGAGCAGCTCCAACCACTAAAAAATCAGAGAGGAAGGCAGCCAGGACTCTTGGGATTGTAGTAGCTGTGTTTCTGATGTGTTTCTGTCCGTATTACTATCCCGCTATTGCTGGTGAGGACACCTCCACTAGCTTGTCCTATTATGCTCTGTTGTCTTGGATCATGCTGACGAACTCTTGTGTGAACCCTCTGATCTATGCTCTCTTCTACCCCTGGTTTAGGAAAGCTATCAAACTCATCGTCACCCTC
- the LOC115576560 gene encoding trace amine-associated receptor 13c-like, protein MDGAESPPLCFPNLNSSCRRLLPRPRSETAVLYTLLAFISLLTVTLNLLVIISISHFRQLHTPTNALLLSLAVSDLVVGLLVMPIEGLRYMETCWLLGRLMCALTPLVSYSLLSASIGNMVLISIDRYLAICDPLLYSAKITLNRVKISICVCWACSIIYNGCILMGHLRQPDRFSSCHGECVVVISHTSGMLDLFFSFVGPCTVMVVLYMRVFVVAVSQVRVIRLQTAATTVRAAPTTKKSERKAARTLGIVVAVFLMCFCPYYYPAIAGEDTSTSLSYYALLSWIMLTNSCVNPLIYALFYPWFRKAIKLIVTLRILQSHSQEVKVL, encoded by the coding sequence atggaCGGTGCTGAGagccctcctctctgctttccCAACCTCAACTCTTCCTGCAGGAGGCTGCTACCTCGACCCCGCTCTGAGACTGCAGTACTCTACACCCTGCTGGCCTTCATCTCTCTGCTCACAGTGACACTCAACCTGCTCGTCATCATCTCCATCTCCCACTTCCGGCAGCTTCACACCCCGACCAACGCCCTGCTTCTGTCCCTGGCTGTGTCCGACCTGGTGGTGGGGCTGCTGGTGATGCCCATCGAGGGCCTGCGCTACATGGAGACATGCTGGCTGCTGGGGAGGCTCATGTGTGCTCTGACTCCTTTGGTTTCTTACTCTTTACTCTCTGCCTCCATAGGAAACATGGTGCTCATATCCATAGACCGATATCTGGCTATCTGTGACCCACTGCTCTATTCCGCTAAGATCACACTGAACAGAGTTAAAATTTCAATCTGTGTATGCTGGGCTTGTTCAATTATCTACAATGGTTGCATTCTGATGGGACACTTACGGCAACCGGACAGGTTCAGCTCCTGTCATGGGGAGTGTGTGGTGGTCATCAGCCACACCTCAGGCATGCTAGAtctcttcttttcatttgtGGGGCCTTGTACTGTCATGGTTGTTCTCTATATGAGGGTGTTTGTGGTTGCTGTGTCTCAGGTGCGTGTCATTCGGCTGCAGACTGCTGCCACCACTGTGCGAGCAGCTCCAACCACTAAAAAATCAGAGAGGAAGGCAGCCAGGACTCTTGGGATTGTAGTAGCTGTGTTTCTGATGTGTTTCTGTCCGTATTACTATCCCGCTATTGCTGGTGAAGACACCTCCACTAGCTTGTCCTATTATGCTCTGTTGTCTTGGATCATGCTGACGAACTCTTGTGTGAACCCTCTGATCTATGCTCTCTTCTACCCCTGGTTTAGGAAAGCTATCAAACTCATCGTCACCCTCAGAATACTGCAGAGTCACTCCCAGGAGGTCAAGGTCTTGTAG